One stretch of Salarias fasciatus chromosome 19, fSalaFa1.1, whole genome shotgun sequence DNA includes these proteins:
- the LOC115406632 gene encoding gem-associated protein 2-like codes for MKSDTEDLMPRLLPLECVGGAAELDLSVTPRNPQEYLRQVQLEASLCPEVVVAQIDPKKLKKKQTVNASVAECPVAPLGCSPSLSWQQHQVSNFSEVRQSITKNRKHWSSQNLDDNVQMPKLTDEEGWKRFCLGEKVYLGSSSCQTDPDAEPALDYNKVGFPPFLSIVSRLNQSTVLMVLDILISWFEEQEFAPQLGRWLYALLACLEKPLLPEAHSSIRQLARRCAHVRSTLESDEDERLPALNLLICLVARYFEQNDLADQPEGS; via the exons ATGAAGTCGGACACGGAGGACTTGATGCCCAGGCTGCTGCCTCTGGAGTGTGTCGGCGGTGCGGCGGAGCTGGACCTCAGCGTGACGCCCCGGAACCCGCAGGAATACCTCCGACAAGTGCA GCTGGAGGCGTCCCTGTGCCCAGAGGTGGTGGTTGCTCAGATTGACCCAAAGAAGCTTAAGAAGAAGCAGACGGTGAATGCATCg GTGGCGGAGTGTCCCGTGGCTCCTCTGGGTTGTTCTCCAAGCCTAAGCTGGCAGCAGCATCAAGTCAGCAACTTCTCTGAAGTCAGACAG agTATCACAAAgaacaggaaacactggagcagCCAGAATCTGGATGACAATGTGCAGATG CCAAAGCTCACAGATGAGGAGGGCTGGAAGAGATTTTGTTTAGGAGAAAAGGTCTACCTGGGCTCCTCATCCTGCCAAACAGACCCCGACGCCGAACCAGCGCTAGACTACAACAAG GTGGGCTTCCCTCCCTTTCTCAGCATCGTCAGCAGACTGAACCAG TCAACGGTTCTAATGGTACTGGACATCCTCATCAGCTGGTTTGAAGAGCAGGAGTTTGCTCCACAGTTG GGTCGCTGGCTGTATGCTCTGCTGGCCTGCCTGGAGAAGCCTCTGCTGCCTGAAGCCCACTCCTCCATCCGACAGCTCGCCAGGAGATGCGCCCACGTCCGCAGCACGCTG GAAAGTGATGAGGATGAGAGACTTCCTGCTCTGAACTTACTCATCTGCTTGGTTGCAAG ATACTTTGAGCAGAATGATCTGGCAGACCAGCCAGAGGGAAGCTGA
- the LOC115406631 gene encoding pinin-like, whose protein sequence is MAVVVRSLQDQLEKAKESLKNVDDNIRKLTGRDPNESRPGQIRRFGGPMAGLGGGRGRGINLLRRSLSDMGSGGPPAKQRDIEGALLRLAGDQRARRDTRPDSDAEDDDDVKKPALQSSVVATSKERTRRDLIQDQTMDEKGKQRNRRMFGLLMGTLQKFKQESNVSTEKQKRRSEIEQKLEIQAEAERKKVENEKRELFEERRAKQTELRLLEQKVELAQLQEEWTNHNNRLVKYIRTKTKPHIFYRPGKVCSATQKLLDESTKKLNAVFEERREAFAEHLSKMESRPRRQPNRDQDVNTTATGTDHPAEGKPVGQVVKVTGNKGAVDLEEDEDEEEEEREKEKGGDGKGAKTEEGRKEEKGGKEVLMKVEEEEEEEGMELSEERGQRKKDGEEQKEEAEKEGSPGSEEMEVEKKDGGKEGVAGGEGQEKSADDRKEQSPEEQPSQITVSNQEATDSGKQEQPGPAAGEPSVQPPTTQEASPTPESTAASTAPVRPLAIPVTVVQDSQAAEEKPEEQAPQKPPESNEAPVSAPAAPKEAGDGVRGRKEKKEAKKGRSNSSSSSSSGSSSSGSSSSSSGSSRSSSSSSSSSSSSSNSSSRSREGGKRKRRPSGRDRKKGEERSHHKGGARDKGSKEKRKRRSEEERGRSSRGDREHKDRDRKDKRR, encoded by the exons ATGGCGGTGGTGGTGCGGAGCTTGCAGGACCAGCTCGAAAAAGCTAAAGAAAGCCTGAAAAATGTGGACGATAATATCCGAAAGCTCACCGGCCGAGACCCAAATGAGTCCAG ACCAGGTCAGATCCGGCGGTTTGGTGGCCCCATGGCAGGCCTCGGCGGAGGTAGAGGCAGAGGAATCAACCTGCTCAG GCGTAGTCTCTCAGACATGGGAAGTGGCGGCCCCCCTGCCAAGCAAAGAGACATCGAAGGAGCCCTGCTCAG GctggcaggggaccagagggccAGGAGAGACACGCGTCCCGACAGCGACGCCGAGGATGACGATGATGTCAAAAAG CCGGCGTTGCAGTCGTCCGTCGTAGCTACCTCCAAGGAGAGAACACGCCGAGATCTCATTCAAGATCAAACCATGGACGAGAAGGGCAAACAGAG AAATCGGCGCATGTTCGGCCTGCTGATGGGGACACTGCAGAAATTCAAGCAGGAATCAAACGTGTCAACAGAGAAG CAAAAGCGGCGCTCAGAGATTGAGCAGAAGCTGGAAATTCAGGCTGAGGCTGAGAGAAAGAAGGTGGAGAATGAAAAGAGGGAGCTGTTTGAGGAGCGAAGAGCCAAGCAGACCGAGCTGAGACTACTGGAGCAGAAAGTGGAATTAGCTCAGCTG CAAGAGGAGTGGACCAACCACAACAATCGCCTGGTGAAATACATTCGCACTAAGACCAAGCCTCATATCTTCTACCGGCCTGGAAAAGTGTGCTCCGCAACACAGAAACTCCTCGATGAGTCCACCAAGAAACTCAATG ctgttTTTGAGGAAAGGCGTGAGGCTTTTGCTGAGCACCTGAGCAAGATGGAGTCGCGCCCCCGGCGACAGCCGAACCGCGACCAGGACGTCAACACAACGGCAACAGGGACGGACCACCCGGCGGAGGGTAAGCCAGTAGGTCAGGTAGTCAAGGTGACAGGTAATAAGGGTGCTGTAGActtggaggaagatgaggatgaggaagaggaggagagagagaaggaaaagggTGGGGATGGAAAGGGAGCCAAAACTGAGGAAGGTAGGAAGGAAGAAAAGGGGGGGAAAGAGGTGTTGATGaaggtagaggaggaggaggaagaggaaggtatGGAGCTGAGTGAGGAGAGAGGCCAGAGGAAGAAGGATggggaggagcagaaggaggaggcagagaaagaggggagtccaggatcagaggagaTGGAGGTAGAGAAGAAGGACGGGGGGAAGGAGGGGGTGGCAGGAGGAGAGGGCCAGGAGAAGTCTGCAGATGACCGAAAGGAGCAGAGTCCAGAGGAGCAGCCGTCTCAGATCACAGTGAGCAACCAGGAAGCAACAGACAGCGGCAAACAGGAGCAGCCAGGCCCGGCTGCAGGAGAGCCCTCAGTCCAGCCCCCCACCACCCAGGAGGCCTCCCCCACCCCCGAGTccactgctgcctccaccgcACCTGTGCGCCCCCTCGCCATTCCCGTCACAGTGGTGCAGGACAGccaggcagcagaggaaaaaccaGAGGAACAAGCCCCGCAGAAGCCGCCTGAATCCAACGAGGCCCCCGTCTCTGCCCCCGCCGCCCCCAAGGAGGCTGGGGACGGCGTCAGGggaaggaaggagaagaaggaggccAAAAAAGGCCGTAGCAacagctcctcctcgtcctcctccggctcctcctccagtggCAGTTCCTCTTCGTCCTCCGGATCCAGccgctcgtcctcctcctcgtcttcgtcgtcctcctcatcatcaaacagcagcagccgaAGCCGCGAGGGCGGCAAGCGCAAGAGACGGCCGTCAGGCAGGGACAGGAAGaaaggagaggagcggagtCACCACAAGGGAGGAGCGAGGGACAAAGGGTccaaggagaaaagaaagaggcgGAGCGAGGAGGAGCGGGGCAGGTCGTCACGCGGCGATAGAGAGCATAAGGATAGAGACAGGAAGGACAAGAGACGCTGA